One window of the Runella slithyformis DSM 19594 genome contains the following:
- a CDS encoding DNA polymerase III subunit yields the protein MLFKNILGHDETKRALIRSVKNNHVAHAQLFDGPAGGAGIALAWAFATFVNCEDRQPDDACGRCASCSKMRKLVHPDVYHIFPLPRTPKEGEDLLGELTPKWRAFLEENPYRTLSEWLAYINATGNQQGIIPIKESRSIVNKLSLKAFEGEFKIMLFWQPELLNIQAANALLKILEEPPEKTLFLIVSSQSDKLLTTIISRTQRVAIRAFTDEEVVRFLSQKGIDERRARQIAYLCEGNLAEALRLTNETEDDRHAWFAQWMRKCYSRDFVALVKLADEFDTLGKEKQKGIFDYTLNLFRDLFLWQNGVEELLRLQDDELSFVQKFGKAVNPGAIELLIQEITDGYYHLERNARAKVLFLDISLTAARTMRG from the coding sequence TTGCTTTTTAAGAATATACTCGGTCACGACGAAACTAAGCGCGCGCTGATTCGTTCGGTAAAAAATAACCACGTAGCGCACGCGCAACTTTTTGACGGCCCGGCCGGAGGGGCGGGCATTGCATTGGCCTGGGCATTTGCCACGTTTGTCAATTGTGAAGACCGTCAGCCCGACGACGCCTGCGGGCGCTGTGCTTCCTGCTCCAAAATGCGTAAACTGGTTCACCCCGACGTGTACCACATTTTTCCGTTGCCCCGCACTCCTAAAGAAGGTGAAGATCTCTTGGGTGAATTAACCCCCAAATGGCGGGCGTTTCTGGAAGAGAATCCGTATCGGACCCTTTCGGAATGGTTGGCATATATCAATGCCACGGGCAATCAGCAGGGAATTATTCCCATCAAAGAGTCCAGAAGCATTGTCAATAAGCTGTCTCTCAAAGCGTTTGAAGGTGAATTTAAAATCATGCTGTTTTGGCAGCCCGAGTTGCTTAATATTCAGGCGGCCAACGCCCTGTTGAAAATTCTGGAAGAGCCGCCCGAAAAAACGCTGTTTTTAATCGTTTCCAGTCAGTCAGATAAGTTATTAACTACCATCATTTCCCGTACGCAGCGCGTAGCCATTCGAGCGTTTACGGACGAAGAAGTGGTGCGGTTTTTGAGCCAAAAAGGGATTGATGAACGTCGGGCGCGGCAGATCGCGTACCTCTGTGAAGGAAACCTCGCCGAAGCCCTGCGCCTGACCAACGAGACCGAAGATGACCGTCATGCGTGGTTTGCGCAATGGATGCGCAAATGCTACTCGCGCGATTTTGTGGCATTGGTCAAACTGGCCGATGAGTTTGATACGTTGGGTAAGGAGAAACAAAAAGGGATTTTTGATTATACGCTTAATCTGTTTCGGGATTTGTTTTTGTGGCAAAACGGCGTGGAAGAGTTGCTGCGGTTGCAGGACGATGAACTGAGTTTTGTGCAAAAATTCGGCAAAGCCGTCAACCCCGGTGCCATTGAGTTATTGATTCAGGAGATCACGGACGGATATTATCACCTCGAACGAAACGCCCGGGCCAAAGTCCTGTTTCTGGATATTTCACTCACGGCAGCCCGGACGATGCGAGGCTAA
- a CDS encoding VCBS repeat-containing protein, whose translation MKHLPVLAGCIIVLFLSAGCQEQKNSQTEEKEPTLFTLLTPEKTHVDFQNIINEGLNTNVLMYEYFYNGGGVAVGDLNGDKLDDLYFTANLSANKLYLNKGKMEFEDITDASGAAGREGPWKTGVTMADVNGDGKLDIFVCHSGNLPPEKKANELFINQGNNAQGIPSFREQAADYGLDTPSSSTNAYFFDYDRDGDLDLFLLNHNIKSLPVLNESNTIEFNKTDDSVSGSRLFRNEGQRFTDVTQKAGINSSPLSYGLGAGIADFNQDGWPDIYVSNDYTIPDRLYINTGKGGFTDQLPTSIGHTSHFSMGNDVADVNNDAHPDIFTLDMLPEENRRQKLLMAPDNYEKFDMMVRSGFHKQFMRNMLQLNQGISSQKTENRKSVDFSEIGQLAGISNTDWSWAALFADYDNDGWKDLYITNGYLRDYTNLDFLKYMNDFQQNQPNIGRQDVLNLVQQMPASNVVNYLYKNNKDLTFKNVGIQWGLGQNSNSNGAVYADLDNDGDLDLVVNNVNQPAFIYQNEARQLLKNHYLKVTLAGGPLNRSGIGAKVILYQKGQTQYLEQMPMRGYQSSVSGVLHFGLGTATTIDSLKVQWPNGKQQRLTNVKGDQWLTLNQTEANESITSTTGKAPLFGEIPSPVAFAQPESAYNDFKRQILMVNPQSYVGPALAKADVNGDGLDDVFVGGGNGQAGALFLQQKGGNGSYTKKMQPAFEGDSKSDAADAQFFDANGDGSPDLYVCHGGYANFEANDPLLQDALYLNDGKGNFTKNTSVLPSMPVSTSCVRVADINGDKRPDLFVGGRVVPGSYPEIPPSFILLNDGKGNFKDATASLAPELQKIGMVTDAAWLDLNGDKKPELIVVGEWMPVTVFENVNGKLENKTDNYFDRKYSGWWNKLLVDDFNGDGKMDLAVGNLGLNSQVKASAEQPAELYFKDFDQNGRIDPILCTYIQGKSYPYVTRDELIGQLPIMGKRYSDYKTYSEATLKDIFTESELEGATRLEANHLATTLFEQGANGKFVVKKLPAEVQASPIHALISLDYDKDGKKDLLVCGNQLRTRLRFGHYDANFGTLLHNNGNGTFSYVPQQKSGFQLTGEVRSILNVNDKLYFGINQQKVTAYSTK comes from the coding sequence ATGAAACATCTTCCAGTGCTCGCAGGCTGTATCATTGTACTGTTCCTATCGGCCGGTTGCCAAGAACAAAAAAATTCTCAGACGGAGGAAAAAGAACCAACCCTTTTTACGCTGCTTACCCCTGAAAAAACCCACGTTGATTTTCAAAATATCATCAACGAAGGGCTGAATACCAATGTGCTGATGTATGAGTACTTTTACAACGGCGGCGGCGTGGCCGTGGGCGACCTAAACGGTGACAAACTCGACGACCTCTACTTCACCGCCAACTTAAGCGCCAATAAACTCTACCTAAACAAAGGTAAAATGGAGTTTGAGGATATTACCGACGCTTCGGGGGCCGCCGGACGCGAAGGTCCATGGAAAACGGGCGTTACGATGGCGGACGTGAACGGCGACGGAAAATTAGACATTTTTGTCTGTCACTCGGGCAACCTTCCTCCCGAAAAAAAAGCCAATGAACTCTTTATCAATCAAGGAAATAACGCACAGGGCATCCCAAGTTTTCGGGAACAGGCCGCCGACTATGGCTTAGATACTCCCTCTTCCAGCACCAATGCTTACTTTTTTGATTACGACCGTGATGGCGATCTGGACCTTTTTTTACTCAATCATAACATCAAATCCCTTCCGGTCCTAAACGAATCCAACACCATTGAATTTAACAAAACAGATGACTCCGTGAGTGGCTCCCGGCTGTTTCGTAATGAAGGCCAACGATTCACGGACGTTACTCAAAAGGCGGGCATCAACAGTTCTCCGCTTTCGTACGGATTAGGAGCAGGAATCGCCGATTTCAACCAAGACGGCTGGCCGGATATCTACGTCAGCAATGATTATACCATCCCGGACCGCCTGTATATCAACACCGGCAAAGGCGGTTTTACCGACCAACTCCCCACGTCGATAGGGCATACGTCCCATTTTTCGATGGGCAACGACGTGGCCGATGTCAACAACGATGCCCATCCTGACATTTTTACGCTCGACATGCTGCCCGAAGAGAACCGTCGTCAGAAACTCCTGATGGCCCCTGACAATTACGAGAAATTTGACATGATGGTGCGGTCAGGATTCCATAAACAGTTTATGCGAAATATGTTGCAATTAAACCAAGGAATCAGTAGTCAGAAAACAGAAAACAGAAAATCCGTTGATTTCTCCGAAATCGGTCAGTTGGCCGGTATTTCCAATACCGATTGGAGTTGGGCGGCCCTTTTTGCCGACTACGATAACGATGGCTGGAAAGACCTCTATATCACTAACGGCTACCTGCGCGATTATACCAACCTTGATTTTCTGAAATACATGAACGACTTTCAGCAAAATCAACCCAATATCGGCCGACAGGATGTCTTGAATCTGGTACAGCAAATGCCGGCTTCCAACGTGGTCAATTATCTTTATAAAAATAATAAAGACCTGACATTTAAAAATGTTGGAATTCAATGGGGATTAGGTCAAAACTCCAACAGTAACGGTGCCGTATATGCTGATCTGGACAACGACGGCGACTTGGACCTGGTGGTCAATAATGTCAATCAGCCCGCCTTTATATATCAAAATGAAGCCCGACAACTGCTCAAAAACCATTACCTGAAAGTGACATTGGCAGGTGGACCACTCAATCGTTCGGGCATTGGAGCCAAAGTAATTCTGTACCAAAAAGGCCAAACCCAATACCTCGAACAAATGCCCATGCGCGGGTACCAATCAAGCGTATCAGGGGTGTTGCACTTCGGGCTCGGAACTGCCACAACCATCGACTCCCTGAAAGTGCAGTGGCCCAACGGCAAACAGCAGCGGTTGACCAACGTGAAAGGAGATCAATGGCTGACGCTCAACCAAACTGAAGCCAACGAATCCATTACTTCTACCACCGGTAAAGCACCGCTGTTTGGGGAAATCCCATCGCCTGTTGCGTTTGCTCAACCCGAGTCGGCGTACAATGATTTTAAGCGGCAGATCCTGATGGTCAACCCTCAATCCTATGTCGGGCCGGCGCTGGCCAAAGCCGATGTAAACGGTGATGGCCTGGATGATGTGTTCGTAGGTGGCGGTAATGGTCAGGCAGGAGCTTTATTTTTACAGCAAAAAGGCGGAAACGGCTCATATACAAAAAAAATGCAACCTGCTTTTGAAGGTGACTCTAAAAGTGATGCGGCTGATGCCCAATTTTTTGATGCCAACGGAGATGGTTCACCGGATTTGTATGTATGTCATGGAGGATACGCCAATTTTGAAGCAAATGACCCACTGCTACAGGATGCACTCTATCTGAACGACGGCAAGGGAAACTTCACCAAAAATACATCGGTGCTTCCATCCATGCCCGTCAGTACGAGCTGTGTGCGGGTGGCAGACATAAACGGAGATAAAAGACCTGATCTGTTTGTAGGCGGGCGCGTGGTGCCGGGCAGCTATCCGGAAATTCCGCCCAGTTTTATTTTGCTCAACGACGGTAAAGGAAACTTCAAAGACGCTACCGCCTCACTGGCCCCTGAACTTCAAAAAATCGGCATGGTGACCGATGCGGCCTGGCTCGACCTGAATGGTGATAAAAAACCTGAATTGATCGTGGTGGGTGAATGGATGCCCGTGACGGTTTTTGAAAATGTAAACGGTAAATTGGAGAATAAAACTGATAACTACTTTGACCGAAAATACAGCGGCTGGTGGAATAAACTGCTGGTCGATGACTTTAACGGCGACGGTAAAATGGACTTAGCAGTAGGAAACCTTGGGCTGAACAGCCAAGTCAAAGCCTCTGCCGAGCAGCCTGCCGAACTGTATTTCAAGGATTTTGACCAAAATGGCCGCATCGACCCCATTTTGTGTACGTACATTCAGGGCAAAAGCTATCCCTACGTCACCCGCGATGAATTGATTGGTCAGCTCCCCATCATGGGCAAACGCTACTCCGATTATAAAACCTACTCCGAAGCCACGCTCAAAGATATCTTTACGGAATCTGAGTTGGAAGGGGCTACCCGTTTGGAAGCCAATCATCTGGCCACCACGCTGTTTGAACAGGGAGCCAATGGAAAATTTGTTGTCAAAAAATTGCCTGCCGAAGTTCAAGCCTCCCCCATTCATGCTCTTATATCGTTGGATTATGACAAAGACGGCAAAAAAGATCTGCTTGTATGCGGCAACCAACTTCGCACGCGTTTGCGGTTTGGACATTACGACGCCAACTTTGGCACGTTACTTCATAACAATGGCAACGGGACGTTCAGTTACGTTCCACAGCAAAAATCAGGCTTTCAGCTTACGGGAGAAGTCAGAAGCATTTTGAATGTAAATGATAAGCTCTATTTTGGCATCAATCAGCAGAAAGTAACGGCGTATTCGACGAAATAA
- a CDS encoding RagB/SusD family nutrient uptake outer membrane protein: protein MKQYKLLVASFIAATVVVTSCNDDFVNTQPLNELSENAVWSDAPLAEAFVSEIYAGFGMGGFNEQMLASLTDETMFTHPGRGITTITEGRSNPADIGWVNGTLSWQQMYLRIRACNLALKNLASPKFANTGNIVERLTGEAKFMRAYFYHQLARYYGGVPLVDRPYDLGEADYMAPRNTWAETVAFIVKDLDDAAALLKGRSMAAGRANEAAALALKARILTYDASDLHDVNKMKAGSSVLASFSKPELIANVTGSQTERWQRARAAAKAVLDLPGYGNLLNLTAPVSAQQGTTNYMNNALSRNGGQNELIMARYFINAKQEDGGRQGLFNGPNGYNNWAGNTPIQVMVDDYEMMDGTRFDWSNPAHASDPYVNRDPRFYSSILTEGSPWKVRSNANLPRDPASQIQTGRYEIVNASGAKVTHFGLDTRQSPIEDWNGSFTGYYIRKFTDPNPAIVDQNTWQEVPWPILRYTEMVFNYAEACIELGQDEEARSWLNKIRFRAGMPAITESGNALRQRFRNEKRIEMFLEEQRYHDARRWMIAPTTLGRKANGISIVGTLKPGKAVSLYKFDRENYNYTYTVFEIDPGKENRNWADKLYYLPIDRNEMNRNNKLVQNAGY from the coding sequence ATGAAACAGTACAAACTTTTAGTCGCATCCTTCATTGCAGCGACGGTAGTTGTTACCAGTTGTAACGACGATTTTGTTAACACACAACCCCTGAACGAGCTTTCAGAAAATGCCGTTTGGTCGGATGCCCCTCTGGCAGAGGCATTTGTTTCTGAGATTTATGCCGGCTTCGGTATGGGCGGTTTTAATGAGCAAATGTTGGCTTCTCTTACGGATGAAACCATGTTTACTCACCCCGGTCGAGGTATAACAACCATCACGGAAGGTCGTTCTAACCCTGCTGATATCGGTTGGGTAAACGGCACATTGAGCTGGCAGCAAATGTACCTGCGTATTCGTGCCTGTAACTTGGCCCTCAAAAACCTTGCAAGCCCTAAATTTGCCAACACGGGTAACATCGTTGAGCGCTTAACGGGTGAAGCCAAATTTATGCGCGCTTACTTTTACCACCAGCTGGCTCGCTACTACGGCGGAGTTCCACTGGTAGATCGCCCGTATGATTTGGGTGAAGCTGATTACATGGCTCCCCGTAACACTTGGGCAGAAACGGTTGCTTTTATCGTAAAAGATTTGGACGATGCCGCCGCTTTGCTTAAAGGCAGAAGCATGGCTGCCGGCCGGGCCAACGAAGCTGCTGCTTTGGCGCTTAAAGCCCGTATCCTGACGTATGATGCAAGCGATCTGCACGATGTCAATAAAATGAAAGCCGGATCTTCGGTACTGGCATCGTTCAGCAAGCCTGAATTAATCGCAAACGTGACCGGCTCACAGACTGAACGTTGGCAAAGAGCCAGAGCTGCCGCTAAAGCCGTATTGGACTTGCCGGGATACGGCAACCTGCTGAACCTGACTGCGCCGGTATCTGCCCAACAGGGAACAACTAACTATATGAATAACGCTTTGTCGCGCAACGGCGGTCAAAATGAGTTGATAATGGCGCGTTATTTTATCAATGCAAAACAGGAAGACGGCGGCCGTCAGGGTCTTTTCAACGGTCCTAACGGCTATAACAACTGGGCAGGAAACACCCCAATTCAAGTCATGGTAGATGACTACGAAATGATGGATGGTACAAGGTTTGACTGGAGCAATCCTGCACATGCCTCCGATCCATATGTAAACCGTGACCCCCGCTTCTACTCTTCTATCCTTACCGAAGGCTCTCCATGGAAAGTACGCAGCAATGCCAATTTGCCCCGCGACCCTGCCAGCCAAATCCAAACGGGACGTTATGAAATCGTAAACGCTTCCGGTGCGAAAGTAACCCATTTTGGTTTGGATACTCGCCAAAGCCCCATCGAAGACTGGAACGGAAGCTTTACCGGTTATTACATTCGTAAATTTACCGATCCTAATCCCGCTATCGTAGACCAAAATACATGGCAGGAAGTGCCTTGGCCCATCCTTCGTTATACCGAAATGGTCTTCAACTACGCCGAAGCATGTATTGAACTCGGACAGGACGAAGAAGCCCGCAGCTGGCTGAATAAAATTCGTTTCCGCGCCGGTATGCCTGCAATTACCGAATCGGGAAATGCACTTAGACAGCGTTTCCGCAACGAAAAACGCATTGAAATGTTTTTGGAAGAGCAACGCTACCACGACGCCCGTCGTTGGATGATTGCTCCCACTACCTTGGGACGCAAAGCCAACGGTATCAGCATTGTAGGAACACTTAAGCCCGGCAAAGCCGTAAGCCTTTATAAATTTGACAGGGAGAACTACAATTACACTTATACAGTGTTTGAAATTGACCCAGGTAAGGAAAACCGCAACTGGGCTGATAAATTGTATTATCTGCCAATCGACCGGAATGAAATGAACCGGAATAATAAACTGGTTCAAAACGCCGGTTACTAA
- a CDS encoding SusC/RagA family TonB-linked outer membrane protein, producing MKQKLLLLFVCIWANMSLFAQERTVSGVTKDPSGAPLPGVSILVKGTTKGTNSDADGNFKIAMAPGSTLVFSAIGFTKQEITPSGVTVNVTMAQDVSALSEVVVVGYGTQKKETVTGSVVSVKGTDLVKSPAMNLSNSLAGRLPGVTAVNRSGLPGGDGSAIRIRGSNTLNNNGALIVIDGIPNRAGGLDRLNPADIESISVLKDAAAAIYGSRAANGVILITTKRGKTGKPELSYSLNQGWSNPTVIPKLTNAAQYTSMLNDLDIYQLPVSEWAAANQAYKTTGSFTRPNGTVRNAPFSPQSIQKYADGSDPWNFPNTDWYGATLKNWSPQVRHNLQLNGGTENFTYLASLGYQNQDANYIQSSTGYKQYDMRLNFDAKINKYVSMTLGVVGRQEARRYSTQSPGAIFRMLMRGKPQEPAFWPDGRPGPDIENGQNPVVITTDLAGYDSDTRNYFQSNGQLDIKIPGVEGLKLSMNAAVDNLAQNNKTWLIPWTLFQKGSGVDANGNPNLVPARRGPADPSLNQANINQLNILLGTVLSYDKTIGNHTFNLLAGTNRETIKGDNFSAFRRFFLSTALDQMFAGGDLQRNNNGGAFNTARINYFGRVGYNYKEKYLAEFLWRYDGSDIFPEATRYGFFPGVMAGWVVSEEEFFKKALPAVNFLKVRGSIGQLGNDQIPSYQYLSTYGFRSYILGNAEAKTLFEARIPNTAITWEVATNSNLGLEGQMFNGNVFFEFDVFSNKRTNILWTKNASVPQSTGLTLPRQNLGEVLNKGWEFNIGYRNQKDGFKYNVSVNGGYAQNKILFWDEAPGAPAWQQTTGKPMFTYQTYLYDGVFKDQASIDANTIDYKAIVNTLRPGDMKYKDYNGDGKITPDDQVRTNNTNIPLFTGGFNLSASYRNFDLTVLVQGAAGAKQFVSAAEMGNIGNYLLDMYENRWTIDNPSDVHPRIANRNDQYYSTNNDYWLRSSDYLRLKNLEVGYNIPSTLVRKIGMNTLRVYFNGLNLFTVDKLKVFDPETDNATGQYYPQQKILNVGLVAAF from the coding sequence ATGAAGCAGAAATTACTACTGCTATTCGTCTGTATCTGGGCGAATATGAGCCTGTTCGCTCAGGAACGAACAGTATCGGGTGTCACAAAAGACCCCTCCGGCGCTCCGCTCCCCGGAGTAAGTATTTTGGTCAAAGGTACGACCAAAGGTACTAACTCTGATGCAGACGGAAATTTTAAAATTGCTATGGCTCCCGGAAGCACTTTGGTTTTTAGTGCCATTGGCTTTACAAAACAGGAAATTACTCCCTCGGGCGTGACGGTAAATGTTACAATGGCACAGGACGTATCTGCTTTGAGTGAGGTGGTGGTCGTTGGTTACGGTACCCAAAAGAAAGAGACCGTTACGGGTTCAGTAGTATCCGTAAAAGGAACTGACTTGGTAAAGTCGCCCGCAATGAACCTCTCTAACTCTTTGGCAGGTCGTTTGCCCGGGGTAACTGCCGTAAACCGCAGCGGTTTGCCCGGGGGTGATGGCTCGGCCATCAGAATACGGGGATCAAATACGCTTAATAACAACGGTGCACTTATCGTTATCGACGGTATCCCCAACCGTGCCGGTGGTCTTGACCGTCTCAACCCTGCCGATATTGAGAGCATCTCTGTATTGAAAGATGCAGCAGCAGCTATCTACGGTTCACGGGCGGCCAACGGCGTTATTCTGATTACCACCAAGCGTGGTAAGACGGGTAAGCCTGAGTTGTCATACTCACTCAACCAAGGCTGGTCAAACCCGACGGTGATTCCTAAGTTGACCAACGCTGCTCAGTACACAAGCATGCTCAATGACTTGGACATTTACCAACTTCCTGTATCTGAATGGGCTGCCGCCAACCAAGCCTACAAAACAACGGGTTCTTTCACCCGCCCCAATGGAACGGTACGAAATGCCCCTTTCTCGCCGCAGTCTATCCAAAAATATGCCGACGGCTCTGACCCATGGAACTTCCCCAACACCGACTGGTACGGCGCAACCCTTAAAAACTGGTCGCCGCAGGTACGTCACAACCTCCAGCTTAACGGTGGAACGGAAAACTTTACGTATCTGGCTTCTTTAGGCTACCAAAACCAGGATGCCAACTACATTCAGTCATCTACGGGATACAAGCAGTATGATATGCGTTTGAACTTTGACGCAAAAATCAACAAGTACGTAAGCATGACGTTGGGCGTGGTGGGTCGTCAGGAAGCGCGCCGTTATTCTACGCAATCTCCCGGCGCTATTTTCCGTATGTTGATGCGCGGCAAGCCCCAGGAGCCTGCTTTCTGGCCGGATGGTCGTCCGGGCCCTGACATTGAAAACGGACAAAATCCTGTTGTTATCACCACAGACTTGGCGGGTTATGACAGCGATACCCGCAACTATTTCCAATCAAACGGTCAGCTTGATATCAAGATCCCCGGCGTAGAAGGCTTGAAACTGAGCATGAATGCGGCCGTTGATAATTTGGCACAAAACAACAAAACCTGGTTGATTCCATGGACACTCTTCCAAAAAGGGTCAGGCGTAGATGCCAATGGCAATCCTAACCTTGTTCCTGCCCGCAGAGGTCCCGCAGACCCAAGCTTAAACCAGGCCAATATCAATCAGCTCAATATCCTGTTGGGTACGGTACTTTCCTACGATAAAACCATCGGTAACCATACCTTCAACCTTTTGGCAGGTACAAACCGTGAAACCATCAAAGGAGATAATTTCTCGGCTTTCCGCCGTTTCTTCCTTTCTACCGCGCTTGACCAAATGTTTGCAGGTGGTGACTTGCAGCGTAACAACAACGGTGGTGCCTTTAATACGGCCCGTATCAACTACTTCGGTCGCGTAGGGTACAACTACAAAGAGAAATACCTCGCTGAGTTCCTTTGGCGTTATGATGGTTCAGACATCTTTCCCGAAGCAACACGTTACGGTTTCTTCCCCGGAGTTATGGCAGGTTGGGTAGTGTCTGAAGAGGAATTTTTCAAAAAAGCACTTCCTGCGGTTAACTTCCTGAAAGTGCGCGGATCAATCGGCCAATTAGGTAACGACCAAATTCCGTCGTATCAGTACCTCTCTACTTACGGATTCAGAAGTTATATTTTAGGAAATGCAGAAGCAAAGACCTTGTTTGAAGCTCGTATCCCTAACACGGCTATCACGTGGGAAGTAGCCACTAACTCTAACTTAGGTTTGGAAGGACAGATGTTTAACGGTAATGTGTTCTTCGAATTTGATGTCTTCTCAAACAAGCGTACCAATATTCTTTGGACCAAAAACGCCTCCGTTCCGCAAAGCACCGGTTTGACGCTGCCACGTCAAAACTTGGGAGAAGTTCTGAACAAAGGATGGGAATTTAACATCGGCTACCGTAACCAAAAAGATGGCTTCAAGTACAACGTAAGCGTCAACGGTGGATACGCTCAAAACAAAATTTTGTTCTGGGATGAAGCTCCCGGTGCCCCTGCATGGCAGCAAACAACCGGTAAACCGATGTTTACCTATCAAACGTATCTCTACGACGGTGTGTTTAAAGACCAAGCTTCCATTGATGCCAATACCATCGACTACAAGGCAATCGTAAACACGCTTCGCCCCGGTGATATGAAGTACAAAGACTACAACGGTGACGGTAAAATCACGCCTGATGACCAAGTACGTACCAATAATACCAACATTCCTCTGTTTACGGGTGGATTCAACCTTTCGGCCAGCTACCGCAACTTCGACTTAACTGTTCTGGTTCAGGGCGCAGCCGGTGCAAAGCAATTTGTGAGCGCTGCAGAAATGGGTAACATCGGCAACTACCTGTTGGATATGTATGAAAACCGTTGGACCATTGATAACCCAAGCGACGTACACCCACGCATTGCTAACCGCAATGACCAGTATTATTCAACCAATAATGACTACTGGCTTAGAAGTTCCGACTACCTGCGTTTGAAAAACCTGGAAGTTGGCTATAACATTCCTTCTACATTAGTTAGAAAAATCGGAATGAATACACTACGTGTTTATTTCAATGGTTTAAACCTTTTTACGGTTGATAAGTTAAAAGTATTTGACCCCGAGACAGATAACGCTACCGGGCAGTATTATCCTCAACAAAAAATCCTGAACGTAGGTCTTGTTGCGGCATTCTAA